One Luteolibacter flavescens DNA window includes the following coding sequences:
- a CDS encoding DUF1501 domain-containing protein, whose amino-acid sequence MNRRKFLGEASCAAIGSTSVLSTLLNLTMANHAAAQGGFGTQRKTLVCVFMSGGCDTFNLLIPRGAGYGEYAAARSNLAIPEAQLRTLNGTNFGLHPSCTRLAEMFNGTGTGVMAGKKRVSMLANVGSLIEPIPNKAAYLNGSVSIPKALFSHRDQIEQWQTSVPQGMQVLSGWGGRAADVIHSTYNTEQTGGFYMPMNYSVAGNSAFQIGQSEGQFVITGGGALAFSGSTGDSAVLKAKKQIIEQTVSGPLEEHYSNLFHRTHGRITANSMARGQEFQQNFSSPGTLNGQNVNTVVANAPFPNHWISSQFRAAVKTIAIRQQLKLMRQTMFIDFGGWDHHAELLQNHGSMLAVLDGALYAFQYCLETLGLANDVITFTASDFGRTLRSNGQGTDHAWSSNQIVMGGPVAGGQVRGSFPSLVIEGADDIGRGGRIFPKLSADEYFCELLRWFGVTAGDMDMVLPNIGNFYDPRSSSNPVGFLA is encoded by the coding sequence ATGAACCGCCGCAAATTTCTCGGAGAAGCCAGTTGTGCCGCGATCGGCTCGACTTCGGTGCTCTCGACGCTGCTGAACCTGACGATGGCAAACCATGCCGCCGCGCAGGGCGGCTTTGGCACACAGCGGAAGACGCTCGTCTGCGTCTTCATGTCGGGCGGATGCGACACCTTCAACCTGCTCATTCCGCGCGGTGCGGGCTACGGCGAGTATGCCGCAGCACGCTCGAACCTCGCGATCCCCGAGGCCCAGCTTCGCACGCTGAACGGGACGAACTTCGGCCTTCATCCATCCTGCACGCGGCTGGCGGAAATGTTTAACGGCACCGGCACCGGCGTGATGGCGGGAAAGAAGCGTGTGAGCATGCTGGCAAATGTCGGCTCGCTGATCGAGCCCATCCCGAACAAGGCAGCCTATCTGAATGGCAGCGTCTCCATCCCGAAGGCGCTCTTTTCCCACCGTGACCAGATCGAGCAGTGGCAGACCTCCGTGCCGCAGGGCATGCAGGTGCTGTCCGGCTGGGGAGGCCGCGCCGCGGACGTGATCCACTCGACCTACAATACCGAGCAGACCGGCGGCTTCTACATGCCGATGAACTACTCGGTGGCGGGCAACTCCGCCTTCCAGATCGGCCAGAGCGAGGGGCAATTCGTCATCACCGGCGGCGGTGCGCTGGCCTTCAGTGGATCGACCGGCGACTCAGCCGTGCTCAAGGCGAAGAAGCAGATCATCGAGCAAACGGTCTCCGGCCCGCTAGAGGAGCACTACTCAAATCTCTTTCACCGCACGCACGGCCGCATCACCGCGAACTCGATGGCGCGCGGCCAGGAGTTCCAGCAGAACTTCTCGAGCCCCGGCACCTTGAATGGGCAGAACGTGAACACGGTGGTGGCAAACGCACCCTTCCCGAACCATTGGATTTCCTCGCAATTCCGCGCCGCGGTGAAGACCATCGCCATCCGCCAGCAGCTCAAGCTGATGCGGCAGACGATGTTCATCGACTTCGGCGGCTGGGACCATCATGCGGAGCTTCTGCAAAACCACGGCAGCATGCTCGCGGTGCTCGATGGCGCGCTCTACGCCTTCCAGTACTGCCTGGAGACGCTGGGCCTGGCGAATGACGTGATCACCTTCACCGCCTCGGACTTTGGCCGCACGCTGCGCTCGAATGGCCAGGGCACCGACCACGCGTGGTCGAGCAACCAGATCGTGATGGGCGGCCCGGTGGCGGGCGGACAGGTCCGCGGCAGCTTCCCCTCGCTCGTCATCGAGGGTGCGGACGATATCGGGCGCGGCGGGCGCATCTTCCCGAAGCTCTCGGCAGACGAATATTTCTGCGAGCTGCTCCGCTGGTTCGGCGTCACCGCGGGCGACATGGACATGGTGCTGCCGAACATCGGCAACTTCTACGATCCACGTAGTAGTTCAAATCCCGTCGGCTTCCTCGCGTGA
- a CDS encoding exodeoxyribonuclease III produces the protein MKLVSWNVNGIRATLGKGLPEFVATERPEILCLQETKARETQVALPLEFGGYHAYWNSAEKPGYSGVAVFTREQPISVKHGMGIEDHDREGRVLTLEYPDFHLVNVYTPNSQDELRRLPYRMLWDEAFRLYLLALETSGKPVIFCGDLNVAHNEIDLARPRENRKSAGFSDEERAGFTKLLGSGFHDTFRHFYPDKAGAYSWWSFRGGARANNVGWRIDYFGVTQGILGSVKDAAIMPHVTGSDHCPVTLTLG, from the coding sequence GTGAAACTCGTTTCCTGGAACGTCAACGGTATCCGCGCCACCCTCGGAAAGGGCCTGCCCGAATTCGTCGCCACCGAGCGCCCGGAGATCCTCTGCCTCCAGGAGACCAAGGCCCGCGAGACACAGGTGGCGCTGCCGCTGGAGTTCGGCGGCTACCACGCCTACTGGAATTCCGCGGAAAAGCCCGGCTACTCCGGCGTGGCGGTCTTCACCCGCGAGCAGCCGATTTCCGTGAAGCACGGCATGGGCATCGAGGACCACGACCGCGAGGGCCGGGTGCTCACGCTGGAGTATCCCGACTTCCACCTGGTGAATGTTTACACGCCGAATTCACAGGATGAGCTGCGCCGCCTGCCCTACCGCATGCTCTGGGACGAGGCCTTCCGCCTCTACCTGCTGGCGCTGGAGACCTCCGGGAAGCCGGTGATTTTCTGCGGCGACCTGAATGTCGCGCACAACGAGATCGACCTCGCGCGGCCCAGGGAAAACCGGAAGAGCGCCGGCTTCAGCGACGAGGAGCGGGCGGGCTTCACGAAGCTGCTCGGCAGCGGATTCCACGACACTTTCCGCCATTTCTACCCGGACAAGGCGGGAGCCTACTCGTGGTGGAGCTTCCGCGGCGGTGCCCGCGCGAACAACGTGGGGTGGCGCATCGACTACTTCGGCGTGACCCAGGGCATCCTCGGCAGCGTGAAGGACGCCGCCATCATGCCGCACGTCACCGGCTCGGATCACTGCCCGGTGACGCTGACCCTTGGGTGA
- a CDS encoding PEP-CTERM sorting domain-containing protein, producing the protein MKKRTFAPLVALTLSAMTGSALATTIGLPGGTFATTWDTFPYVPGPPAAPNFTADTPDSSTGQITATLGEAMNGGMITGSGDRIYAMGTPFDLTVSGTANTTIPLIGIVLKFTPPSTGVADAANYFNVLLDGVAADVKVLKGTSLEGTNDFQIYHWYWTDANLVNGNSFQFKITGGAEHVSLDAIQVVPEPGSAVLGALGAALLVIRRRRK; encoded by the coding sequence ATGAAGAAACGCACGTTTGCCCCCTTGGTGGCGCTCACCCTGTCCGCGATGACGGGCAGTGCCCTCGCCACCACCATCGGTCTCCCTGGTGGCACCTTCGCCACCACCTGGGATACCTTCCCGTATGTCCCGGGTCCCCCTGCTGCACCGAATTTCACGGCGGACACGCCAGACAGCTCGACCGGCCAAATCACCGCTACGCTCGGCGAAGCAATGAACGGCGGCATGATCACCGGCAGCGGTGACCGCATCTACGCCATGGGCACCCCGTTCGACCTCACGGTCAGCGGCACGGCCAACACGACGATCCCTCTCATCGGCATCGTGCTCAAGTTCACCCCGCCGTCCACCGGCGTCGCGGATGCGGCCAACTACTTCAACGTGCTGCTGGACGGTGTGGCCGCTGACGTGAAGGTCCTCAAGGGTACGTCCCTGGAAGGCACGAATGATTTCCAGATCTATCACTGGTATTGGACCGACGCCAATCTGGTGAACGGCAACTCTTTCCAGTTCAAGATCACCGGCGGAGCCGAGCACGTTTCGCTCGACGCCATCCAGGTGGTCCCGGAGCCGGGCTCCGCAGTCCTCGGTGCCCTCGGTGCCGCGCTGCTGGTGATCCGCCGCCGTCGCAAGTAA
- a CDS encoding DUF1800 domain-containing protein, with product MSRFSLRLPALPVLLALGQTAGAATTPAFQAIWRLGENNGNPNEFGSPTWNSNAAPGSPTARDDDYYRPGTYPGFGEVAGEPLTNLQRGVVSNDPRTRIHFPLTAAQASSSSRLKLTVDLLWGGSSAVGFGTHDIAITMNGRPVGSYPAITWNRTLEVTFPASSVNAVAGANVIQIERTGGITGGTISFDYLQLDHDLTGMADADSDGLPLWYEEAFGLSDSDPTDAAADPDGDGRTTLQEFIAGTNPTNADTDNDGISDSAEIALGTNPLLRDTDGDGIPDGDETTTSPLLADTDGDGYPDNIEIEQGTNPNSVASKPFDFPGAIGLQFIAESHQAAVLPSGDPAGYFRFPHWNASPPLSQWQSDGIVLTGSQTGLKNHRGQATAVAANWSYHFANPGLHKGVSDERLFSGMLRTQRTGTINSNNVATTVINTPASVTLTGIPYATYDLLVYAGYIYPGSRAVVSRQGDAASSRYLISASEPPFRGFKEVTSTTTPQSGNYVRYRNLGGANQTITLTSLPPLPPAPGNGGAVVTNNYGSYAGIHGIQIIDTGTDTDGDGIKDAIEVEHRLNPAVPDATADADGDGLSNAAELATGTDLHHPDSDRDGIPDGADAAPLNPDRDGDGLLDGDEVNGSPFPSLPDDADSDNDGYDDADERAAGSDPMSASSVPAPAPTWNADTRTWTWRIDNLRVIWNHPQSMLGALDGSDTMLCEAVAQVHQGSSNKSVGIGLRYRDGRVTYRFRCIEGLFRVAEIPDNPSKADAGFWGSDWANPPADRSRDFGFSGVGTMDDTKPLRMQFTATRPDPAVNAWTLNFLIADLTNPASPVPIATQTWSGAQAMEPTILSGTTVWSNSAGKTARVNIVSETGVKTYISPTPLGIADTDNDGMPDAWEATHSFNINSAADAAQDADNDGLSNLKEYLVGTNPHNADSDGDGASDSVELLHGTDPLSAASKPAWFNFTGNIADLDGDGLSDAWVLWSGGGTRHPHADDDGDGMTNLEESEAGTDPDDPSSKLDMRSWRDGDDLVLSWTDLPLKAYDIESSPTLAGWQSATGLPASAIVGGRRQLTIPAASLPADRNYYRASITPKDSDGDGVEDWVEAMVLGSSSSSTNSLSQPLVRANGQTLSGDALALLDKIQGASPTGRMPGSSAPATPSPVNASRFLMQSTFGPTPDDITKVRLLGYAGWIEEQLALPATYHTPYIREVKRDAAGAHIDHTYNYNELDKFLFGNNATTPFARAAIAGEDQLRQRVAFALSQILVVSRRDANLEEKPEAITNYYDTLLRHALGDYGDLLLEIAMHPAMGAYLSHAGNQKADPSIPRYPDENFARELMQLFTIGLWELNADGSRKLDSQGEPIPTYDNGHITEFARVFTGLYYDSPYGWGGGGWADDHFTKPMVMHADRHDFDSKKLLHGFVVPPREVTEGNGLQDVRDAVDSLFRHPNTPPFVSRQLIQFLVTDNPTPAYIRRVQDVFVNDGSGKRGNLGAVVKAILLDPEAREQPLSPGFGKVREPVVKTMHLGRLFKLADTHPDFVWWNWTDTYYGYSKQEPMNSPSVFNFYTPVYQAPGEIRNAGLLSPGFQIVDTYSSISYPNLMWEYLRRGFRSSYEWWYPLDYSATLLLAENPAALVDHVNLLVCSGSMTARTRAALLTAISQPNIAPKERVALAVWTAMTCPEGSIQR from the coding sequence ATGTCGCGGTTCTCCTTACGCCTGCCCGCACTTCCGGTCCTCCTGGCACTCGGCCAGACCGCAGGAGCAGCGACGACTCCCGCCTTCCAGGCGATCTGGCGACTCGGCGAGAACAATGGGAACCCGAATGAATTCGGCAGTCCGACTTGGAACTCGAATGCGGCCCCCGGCTCGCCGACCGCGCGCGATGACGACTACTACCGCCCCGGCACCTACCCCGGATTCGGCGAGGTGGCGGGCGAGCCGCTGACAAATCTCCAGCGCGGGGTGGTGTCGAATGACCCGCGCACCCGCATCCACTTCCCGCTCACCGCGGCCCAGGCATCGTCATCGTCGCGGCTGAAGCTGACGGTGGACCTGCTGTGGGGCGGCTCCTCGGCGGTTGGATTTGGCACGCATGACATCGCTATCACGATGAATGGCCGCCCGGTCGGCAGCTACCCGGCGATCACGTGGAACCGCACCCTGGAAGTGACTTTTCCTGCCTCATCGGTGAATGCCGTCGCGGGAGCGAATGTCATCCAGATCGAGCGCACCGGCGGTATCACGGGCGGGACCATCAGCTTTGACTACTTGCAGCTCGATCACGATCTGACCGGGATGGCGGATGCGGACAGTGACGGGCTGCCGCTCTGGTATGAGGAGGCCTTTGGCCTCAGCGACAGCGACCCGACCGACGCCGCGGCCGATCCCGATGGCGACGGACGGACCACGCTCCAAGAATTCATCGCCGGAACGAATCCCACCAACGCGGACACCGACAACGACGGGATCTCCGACTCCGCCGAGATCGCGCTCGGCACGAATCCCCTGCTCCGCGACACCGATGGCGACGGGATTCCCGACGGCGACGAAACGACCACGAGTCCGCTGCTCGCCGACACCGATGGCGATGGCTACCCGGACAACATCGAGATCGAGCAGGGCACCAATCCAAACTCGGTGGCGTCCAAGCCCTTCGATTTCCCCGGGGCGATCGGCCTGCAATTCATCGCCGAGTCCCATCAAGCCGCCGTGCTGCCATCCGGCGATCCCGCGGGCTACTTCCGCTTTCCCCACTGGAATGCCTCGCCGCCGCTGAGCCAGTGGCAATCGGACGGCATCGTTTTGACGGGAAGCCAGACCGGATTGAAGAACCACCGCGGTCAGGCAACGGCGGTCGCGGCGAACTGGAGCTACCACTTCGCCAATCCGGGGCTTCACAAGGGCGTCAGCGACGAGCGGCTTTTCTCCGGAATGCTGCGCACCCAGCGGACCGGCACGATCAACTCGAACAACGTCGCCACCACGGTGATCAACACGCCCGCATCCGTGACGCTGACCGGCATCCCGTATGCGACCTACGACCTGCTCGTGTACGCGGGATACATCTATCCCGGCTCGCGCGCGGTGGTCTCGCGCCAGGGTGATGCGGCGAGCAGCCGCTACCTGATCTCGGCATCGGAGCCACCTTTTCGCGGATTCAAGGAAGTCACCTCGACCACCACGCCCCAGTCCGGGAACTACGTCCGCTACCGGAATCTCGGAGGAGCGAACCAGACCATCACGCTGACCTCGCTGCCCCCCCTCCCGCCCGCCCCGGGCAACGGTGGCGCCGTGGTGACGAACAACTATGGATCCTACGCCGGCATCCACGGCATCCAGATCATCGACACCGGGACGGACACCGATGGCGACGGAATCAAGGACGCCATCGAGGTGGAGCACCGGCTGAACCCCGCCGTGCCCGATGCCACCGCGGATGCGGACGGAGACGGACTCTCGAATGCGGCGGAACTCGCCACCGGCACCGACCTGCATCACCCGGACAGCGACCGCGACGGCATCCCTGACGGAGCCGATGCCGCCCCTCTCAATCCCGACCGCGATGGCGACGGCTTGCTCGATGGCGACGAGGTGAACGGCTCACCCTTCCCTTCCCTGCCCGACGATGCGGACAGCGACAACGACGGCTACGATGATGCCGACGAACGGGCCGCGGGATCGGACCCGATGTCGGCCAGCAGCGTGCCAGCGCCTGCGCCGACTTGGAATGCCGACACCCGCACCTGGACGTGGCGCATCGACAATCTCCGGGTGATCTGGAATCACCCGCAGTCGATGCTCGGCGCGCTGGATGGCAGCGACACCATGCTCTGCGAAGCGGTGGCCCAGGTGCATCAGGGCAGTTCCAACAAGTCCGTCGGCATCGGCCTGCGCTATCGGGATGGCCGCGTGACGTATCGCTTCCGCTGCATCGAGGGCCTCTTCCGAGTAGCGGAGATCCCGGACAATCCATCGAAGGCAGACGCGGGCTTCTGGGGCAGTGATTGGGCCAATCCACCTGCCGACCGTTCGCGGGACTTCGGCTTCAGCGGCGTCGGCACGATGGACGACACGAAGCCGCTGCGCATGCAATTCACCGCCACCCGGCCGGATCCGGCAGTGAATGCCTGGACGCTGAATTTCCTGATCGCGGATCTCACAAATCCAGCCAGCCCCGTGCCGATCGCCACCCAGACGTGGTCCGGCGCGCAGGCCATGGAGCCGACCATTCTCAGCGGCACCACGGTGTGGTCGAATTCGGCAGGGAAGACCGCGAGGGTCAATATCGTGTCGGAAACGGGCGTGAAAACCTACATCAGCCCGACGCCGCTCGGCATCGCCGATACCGACAACGACGGGATGCCGGACGCATGGGAAGCAACCCATTCCTTCAACATCAACAGCGCCGCCGATGCCGCGCAGGACGCGGACAACGACGGCCTGAGCAACCTCAAGGAATATCTCGTCGGCACGAATCCGCACAACGCCGACAGCGATGGCGACGGCGCATCAGACTCGGTGGAACTGCTGCACGGCACCGATCCTCTCTCCGCGGCGAGCAAGCCCGCTTGGTTCAATTTCACCGGCAACATCGCCGACCTCGATGGCGACGGGCTCTCCGATGCATGGGTGCTCTGGTCCGGCGGCGGCACGCGCCATCCACATGCCGATGACGACGGCGACGGCATGACCAATCTGGAGGAGAGCGAAGCGGGCACCGACCCCGACGATCCATCGTCGAAGCTCGACATGAGATCGTGGCGCGATGGCGATGACCTCGTGCTGTCGTGGACCGACTTGCCATTGAAGGCCTACGACATTGAGAGCAGCCCGACATTGGCCGGATGGCAGAGCGCTACCGGCTTGCCCGCGTCCGCCATCGTGGGAGGGCGGCGTCAGTTGACCATCCCGGCAGCTTCCTTGCCTGCGGATAGGAATTACTACCGCGCATCCATCACACCGAAGGATTCCGATGGCGACGGTGTGGAAGACTGGGTGGAGGCGATGGTGCTGGGATCATCGAGCAGCTCCACCAACTCGCTCTCGCAGCCACTCGTCCGCGCGAATGGCCAGACGCTTTCCGGGGATGCACTCGCACTTCTCGACAAAATTCAGGGAGCCTCGCCGACAGGCAGGATGCCGGGGTCGAGCGCTCCCGCCACGCCGTCGCCCGTCAATGCCTCGCGCTTTCTGATGCAATCCACCTTCGGCCCCACGCCGGACGACATCACGAAGGTCCGGCTACTCGGCTACGCGGGCTGGATCGAGGAACAGCTCGCGCTGCCCGCCACCTACCACACGCCCTACATCCGCGAGGTGAAGCGTGACGCCGCCGGCGCGCACATCGACCACACCTACAACTACAACGAACTCGACAAGTTCCTCTTCGGCAACAACGCCACCACACCCTTCGCCCGCGCGGCGATCGCGGGCGAGGACCAGCTCAGGCAGCGCGTCGCCTTCGCCCTCTCGCAGATCCTCGTGGTCTCGCGCCGCGATGCGAATCTGGAGGAGAAGCCCGAGGCCATCACCAATTACTACGACACGCTGCTCCGCCACGCGCTGGGCGACTACGGCGATCTCCTGTTAGAGATCGCGATGCACCCGGCGATGGGTGCCTACCTGAGCCACGCGGGCAACCAGAAGGCCGACCCTAGCATCCCTCGCTACCCGGATGAGAATTTCGCGCGCGAGCTGATGCAGCTCTTCACCATCGGCCTGTGGGAGCTCAATGCCGATGGCAGCCGCAAGCTCGACTCCCAGGGCGAGCCGATCCCGACCTACGACAACGGCCACATCACGGAATTCGCCCGCGTCTTCACCGGCCTCTACTACGACTCGCCCTACGGATGGGGTGGCGGCGGCTGGGCGGACGACCATTTCACAAAGCCGATGGTGATGCATGCGGACCGCCATGACTTCGACTCGAAGAAGCTGCTCCACGGCTTCGTGGTGCCGCCTCGCGAGGTGACCGAGGGCAATGGCCTGCAAGACGTGCGCGATGCCGTGGACTCGCTCTTCCGCCATCCGAACACCCCGCCCTTCGTCTCGCGGCAGCTCATCCAGTTCCTCGTCACTGACAATCCCACCCCCGCCTACATCCGGCGCGTGCAGGACGTCTTCGTGAACGACGGCAGCGGCAAGCGCGGCAATCTCGGCGCCGTGGTGAAGGCCATCCTGCTCGATCCCGAGGCACGCGAGCAGCCGCTCTCGCCCGGCTTTGGCAAGGTGCGCGAACCGGTCGTGAAGACGATGCACCTCGGCAGGCTCTTCAAGCTGGCCGACACCCATCCCGACTTCGTCTGGTGGAACTGGACGGACACCTACTACGGCTACAGTAAACAGGAGCCGATGAACTCGCCGAGCGTGTTCAATTTCTACACGCCCGTCTATCAGGCACCGGGCGAGATCCGGAATGCGGGCCTCTTGAGCCCGGGCTTCCAGATCGTGGACACCTACTCGTCCATCTCCTACCCGAACCTGATGTGGGAGTATCTCCGCCGCGGCTTCCGCTCCTCCTACGAATGGTGGTATCCGCTCGACTACTCGGCCACCCTGCTGCTGGCCGAGAATCCTGCCGCGCTGGTGGATCACGTGAATCTCCTCGTCTGCTCCGGCAGCATGACGGCACGCACGCGCGCCGCGCTGCTCACCGCGATTTCCCAGCCGAATATCGCGCCGAAGGAACGAGTCGCCCTCGCGGTGTGGACCGCCATGACCTGCCCGGAAGGATCGATCCAACGCTGA
- a CDS encoding DNRLRE domain-containing protein: MLACTLAATAETVTLNSTKASDIYSYSDKPTSTTATLGINSSGPGSPHSQRTLIEFNLTGLSIPAAEIGSAKLRLFVIPPNPAYGDFVPGNAEVFRQTAAWTWTLQNPSLRWNDFKAGESYGLLAVPAGSEGFWREIDVTPLVVSWASGAHPNYGFALQSESETKSFNVSFASTIVNGYAPQLAITRAVAPAVPPVLTIATSGASSMVLHWPVAGSTGWVLQTSETLAGPWTAVTGATQSAGTWQVTTPRNSSGRGFFRLSKP; this comes from the coding sequence CTACTCCGACAAGCCGACGTCGACGACTGCCACCTTGGGCATCAATTCGAGCGGTCCGGGATCTCCCCACTCACAGCGCACGTTGATCGAGTTCAACCTCACCGGGCTCTCGATTCCTGCCGCGGAGATCGGCTCGGCGAAGCTCCGGCTTTTCGTCATTCCGCCGAATCCAGCTTACGGTGACTTCGTGCCGGGGAATGCCGAGGTGTTCCGCCAGACGGCTGCGTGGACGTGGACCTTGCAGAATCCCAGCTTGCGCTGGAACGATTTCAAAGCGGGCGAGTCCTATGGCTTGCTGGCGGTGCCTGCCGGGTCCGAGGGCTTCTGGCGGGAGATCGATGTCACGCCTCTGGTGGTTTCGTGGGCTTCCGGAGCGCATCCGAATTACGGCTTTGCGCTTCAATCTGAGAGCGAGACGAAGTCCTTCAATGTGAGCTTCGCTTCGACGATTGTTAACGGCTACGCCCCACAGCTCGCCATCACCCGGGCGGTGGCTCCTGCTGTTCCGCCGGTGCTGACTATTGCCACCTCCGGAGCGTCCTCAATGGTTCTCCATTGGCCAGTGGCAGGTAGCACCGGCTGGGTGCTTCAGACCTCGGAGACACTAGCGGGCCCATGGACCGCGGTGACCGGTGCCACCCAGAGCGCAGGAACGTGGCAGGTGACCACACCCCGGAATTCATCCGGCCGCGGCTTCTTCCGCTTGTCGAAGCCGTAA